A genomic stretch from Scomber scombrus chromosome 8, fScoSco1.1, whole genome shotgun sequence includes:
- the cfap144 gene encoding protein FAM183A gives MAGREKIDVVHQNAIHIETIRKEQRHQKLHTEFSINPFRKLNVLPDKPMSRKPSEVIAENLDFINAFHEARQEPTKKYTMPMTESQEIGWVSTALIPSTRHDKRFNYYRFSTDVTKHKESALRASS, from the exons ATGGCTGGACGAGAGAAAATCGATGTGGTTCATCAAAACGCGATTCATATCGAGACGATCCGGAAAGAGCAAAGACACCAGAAACTCCACACCGAGTTCAGCATCAATCCATTCAGGAAAC TAAATGTCCTGCCTGACAAACCCATGTCCAGGAAACCATCAGAGGTGATTGCAGAAAACT TGGACTTCATCAATGCTTTCCACGAGGCTCGTCAGGAACCCACCAAGAAATATACAATGCCAATGACTGAGAGTCAGGAAATTGGATGGGTGTCCACCGCACTG ataCCATCCACCCGCCACGACAAGAGATTCAATTACTACCGATTCAGCACCGACGTCACCAAACACAAGGAATCTGCCCTGCGTGCATCAAGTTAA
- the ebna1bp2 gene encoding probable rRNA-processing protein EBP2 — translation MIINSATMESVEEDELLSEESEEENSELSDSELQEAFSKGVLKPGMNVMVDKPKKFINNVDGLKQCLADFRRDLPWVERLDMTNLPAEDIIAKAEGKVPSATNGDVNAEDDFQREMFFYRQAQATVLAALPLLNKHGISTKRPEDYFAEMAKSDQHMQKIRKKLISKQAILEKSEKAKKLREQRKFGKKVQIEVIQKRQKEKKAMMTAVKKYQKGMTDKLDFLEGDQKQKAGKDSSQGPKKAVSKKGPNSKRKYKDQRFGFGGKKSGKKWNTKESHNDVSSFRAKVANARGGKGGKKGNAGNKNKRPGKTVRKKMKSRS, via the exons ATGATTATCAATAGTGCGACCATGGAGTCTGTGGAGGAGGATGAGCTGCTCAGCGAGGAgtcagaggaggaaaacagtGAATTATCAGACAGTGAG CTCCAAGAAGCTTTCTCTAAAGGGGTGTTGAAACCTGGGATGAACGTTATGGTGGACAAACCCAAAAAGTTCATCAATAATGTG GATGGTTTGAAGCAGTGCCTTGCTGACTTCAGAAGAGACCTCCCCTGGGTGGAGAGGCTGGACATGACCAACCTGCCTGCTGAAGACATTATCGCCAAGGCTGAAGGGAAAGTCCCAAGTGCGACCAATGGAGATGTCAATGCAGAGGATGATTTTCAAAGGGAAATGTTctt CTATCGTCAAGCTCAAGCTACAGTTCTTGCAGCGCTGCCCCTCCTAAACAAGCACGGTATATCCACCAAGAGGCCCGAGGATTACTTTGCAGAGATGGCCAAATCAGATCAGCACATGCAGAAG ATCaggaaaaagctgatttcaaAGCAGGCGATACTGGAGAAGTCAGAAAAGGCCAAGAAACTACGCGAGCAAAGGAAGTTTGGCAAAAAG GTCCAAATTGAAGTGATCcagaagagacagaaggagaagaaggccATGATGACGGCAGTAAAGAAATACCAGAAAG GAATGACTGACAAGCTGGATTTCTTGGAAGGAGACCAAAAGCAAAAGGCCGGTAAAGACTCTTCTCAGGGCCCCAAGAAGGCAGTAAGCAAGAAGGG CCCCAACtcaaagagaaaatataagGACCAGAGGTTCGGCTTCGGAGGCAAGAAGAGTGGAAAGAAGTGGAACACCAAAGAGAGCCACAACGATGTTTCAAGTTTCCGTGCAAAAGTGGCTAACGCAAGGGGcggaaaaggaggaaagaaaggcaATGCAGGGAATAAAAAT AAACGCCCGGGCAAGACTGTACGCAAGAAGATGAAGTCTCGCTcgtaa